One genomic window of Deltaproteobacteria bacterium includes the following:
- a CDS encoding DUF4198 domain-containing protein: protein MSCSSTALAHSLWINAFESRAHGSHHAMVSLGWGHALPMDDVMSSKDGRIALDSFDLIDPSMTRSPLRLPEPKPAETVLNTDNADVITADMALQKVGLKKDGAPGVYQLAAVSTPSFFTQYIDKSGKQRLQMKPRDEIKDIDKVLMSVKYQAFAKSFLTVDRWINPKPLGHGLEIIPRTDLGDLHVGDLVEVDVLFYGQPLTATAKSIEYITAHGVGFGQSDGFALFSYLMDGKAQFRVQAAGQWMIGVSHKDDVTPDGPLKDLVGKADQVYHGASLTFTVK, encoded by the coding sequence TTGTCCTGCTCTTCAACGGCCCTGGCCCATTCCCTCTGGATCAACGCATTTGAATCCCGCGCCCACGGATCGCACCACGCCATGGTCTCCCTGGGTTGGGGCCACGCCCTGCCCATGGACGACGTCATGAGTTCCAAGGACGGACGTATCGCCCTGGACAGCTTTGACCTGATCGATCCTTCCATGACCAGGTCCCCCTTGCGCCTGCCCGAACCCAAACCCGCTGAAACGGTGCTGAACACTGACAATGCCGACGTGATAACCGCGGACATGGCCCTGCAGAAGGTCGGCCTGAAAAAGGACGGCGCTCCGGGCGTCTATCAGTTGGCCGCCGTGTCCACTCCCTCCTTTTTCACCCAATACATCGACAAGAGCGGCAAGCAACGTCTGCAGATGAAGCCTCGCGACGAGATCAAAGACATCGACAAAGTCCTCATGTCGGTCAAGTATCAGGCCTTTGCCAAATCCTTCCTGACAGTCGACCGGTGGATCAACCCCAAACCACTCGGCCACGGCCTGGAGATCATCCCCCGAACCGACCTGGGCGACCTCCATGTCGGGGATCTGGTAGAGGTCGACGTTCTCTTCTACGGTCAGCCTCTGACGGCCACGGCCAAGAGCATCGAATACATCACGGCCCATGGCGTCGGATTCGGCCAGAGCGACGGATTCGCCCTGTTCTCCTATCTCATGGACGGCAAGGCCCAGTTCAGGGTCCAGGCTGCCGGGCAGTGGATGATCGGCGTCAGCCACAAGGACGACGTCACCCCCGACGGTCCCCTCAAGGATCTCGTGGGCAAGGCCGATCAAGTCTACCACGGAGCCAGTCTGACCTTCACCGTGAAATAA
- a CDS encoding methyltransferase domain-containing protein encodes MSTSTTDFPDYGRLYAMATGAVQARLIQTGLELELFDHLETPRTAEETADHLRTHPGNTAMYLDALACIGLLSKHNGLYLNRSEASLYLCSKSPVFMGGLIRLVTDMCVVPLQNLTGLVRIGPDPNPADAHFSSEDLWAESARVSAAWVKGGAGALMAGHLAALPEFPSFRTMLDLGGGHGVFAQAFVLAHPEMTAVVFDRPAATAVANEFVRKAGLENRVYTRSGDYLRDDIGQGYDLIWACATLNFTRHDLDRLIAKILGALNPGGVFIAFQDGLTHERTQPDMLLGHLATALTAGSTFYFDQGEIAASMLRCGFKSVHSRTVKTPMGDMDMDTARKA; translated from the coding sequence ATGAGCACATCGACCACTGACTTTCCCGATTATGGCCGCCTGTACGCCATGGCTACCGGAGCCGTTCAGGCTCGGCTGATCCAGACCGGGCTCGAACTCGAACTCTTCGACCACCTGGAAACCCCGCGCACGGCCGAGGAGACGGCCGATCATCTGCGGACCCATCCCGGCAACACGGCCATGTACCTCGACGCCCTGGCCTGCATCGGCCTGCTCTCCAAGCACAATGGGCTCTATCTGAACAGGTCCGAGGCCTCGCTCTATCTGTGTTCGAAGAGTCCGGTCTTCATGGGCGGACTGATCCGCCTGGTCACGGATATGTGCGTGGTACCCCTCCAGAATCTGACCGGCTTGGTCCGGATCGGTCCCGACCCCAATCCCGCCGATGCGCATTTCTCCTCGGAAGACTTGTGGGCCGAGTCGGCCAGGGTCAGCGCGGCCTGGGTAAAGGGCGGCGCCGGCGCGCTCATGGCCGGCCATTTGGCCGCACTGCCGGAATTTCCCTCCTTCCGGACCATGCTCGACCTGGGCGGCGGTCACGGGGTGTTCGCCCAGGCCTTTGTCCTCGCCCATCCGGAGATGACGGCCGTGGTCTTCGATCGGCCGGCCGCGACCGCCGTGGCCAACGAGTTCGTCCGCAAGGCCGGGCTTGAAAACCGGGTCTACACCAGAAGCGGCGACTACCTCCGGGACGACATTGGACAGGGGTACGATTTGATCTGGGCCTGCGCCACCCTCAATTTCACCCGCCACGACCTGGATCGGCTGATCGCCAAGATCCTCGGGGCACTGAACCCCGGGGGAGTCTTCATCGCCTTTCAGGACGGATTGACGCATGAGCGGACCCAGCCGGATATGCTCCTGGGCCATCTTGCCACGGCCCTGACCGCCGGCAGTACCTTTTATTTCGACCAGGGCGAGATCGCCGCGTCCATGCTGCGCTGCGGGTTCAAATCCGTGCACTCGCGGACCGTGAAAACGCCCATGGGCGATATGGATATGGATACCGCCCGCAAGGCATGA